The Bacillus sp. Marseille-Q1617 genome has a segment encoding these proteins:
- a CDS encoding MtnX-like HAD-IB family phosphatase, producing the protein MKKWAFVSDFDGTITKKDFYHIVIEKYFEDGKKLYKQWKSEEIKDIDFLAAVFSSIDQEEDIIIDDIKSIEIDEEVPSFIRKVQKSNGDFFILSAGTDYYIHHLLNHHGVEGVKVFSNEGYYKDKNVHLNIDSGHPHYSERYGIDKEKVITELKKEYEKVYFAGDSEPDSHPAKAADLTFAFSQLQELLKNKGLSYVNVNSFKEIEDHLQKKGILD; encoded by the coding sequence ATGAAAAAGTGGGCATTTGTTTCTGATTTTGACGGTACGATCACAAAAAAAGATTTTTATCACATCGTTATTGAGAAGTATTTTGAAGATGGGAAAAAGCTTTATAAGCAGTGGAAATCCGAAGAAATCAAAGATATTGATTTTCTGGCGGCTGTTTTCAGTTCCATTGATCAGGAGGAAGATATCATTATTGATGATATCAAATCAATCGAGATCGATGAAGAGGTCCCCTCGTTCATAAGAAAAGTGCAGAAAAGCAATGGTGATTTTTTCATCTTAAGTGCGGGAACCGATTATTATATCCATCATCTGTTAAACCATCATGGTGTAGAAGGAGTAAAAGTGTTTTCAAATGAAGGGTATTATAAAGATAAAAATGTGCACTTGAATATTGACAGCGGCCACCCTCATTATTCCGAAAGATATGGAATAGATAAAGAAAAAGTGATTACTGAACTGAAAAAAGAATATGAGAAAGTTTACTTCGCTGGAGACAGTGAACCGGATTCGCATCCGGCAAAGGCAGCAGATCTGACTTTTGCTTTTTCACAGCTGCAAGAACTCCTGAAAAATAAAGGATTATCCTATGTAAATGTAAACAGTTTTAAAGAGATTGAAGATCACTTGCAGAAAAAGGGCATTCTTGACTGA